A genome region from Maridesulfovibrio salexigens DSM 2638 includes the following:
- the holA gene encoding DNA polymerase III subunit delta: MSRPGYMFLICPDAELLHANIAELQEKYGATDYEKKVYWADEDLPQQFWDDLTLQTLFGSSKVVILRRAHKLKAAVWDNIDKTVASLASSSFLFICLESQWKSKAAPIPAVLKKRKCWKFADKQKWFWKSAGLDQKSISGFVGKWARANGLHIDSPVLNALSQALPKDARAARLELDKLDLAAGPDRKILMEHVGLIAHSEEMDFFAFMRSMSEGGDPVEIWRRVLTNHSEKDSMIFMLTASLTREARALWMMIHGEDAEVRLPPFVKKQKQALAQRLGPARITRLFDIVMEAEIGIKTGQRKPEQALELLVASLTSLFAPPQRRR, encoded by the coding sequence ATGTCCAGACCAGGATACATGTTTCTCATCTGCCCTGATGCAGAGCTGCTGCACGCCAACATTGCCGAGCTTCAGGAAAAGTACGGGGCTACAGATTACGAGAAAAAAGTATACTGGGCAGACGAAGACCTGCCGCAGCAATTCTGGGATGACCTGACTCTGCAAACCCTTTTCGGCTCCAGCAAAGTCGTTATCCTGCGCCGCGCACACAAGCTTAAGGCTGCTGTCTGGGATAATATAGACAAGACAGTCGCATCCCTTGCCAGCTCCTCCTTTCTTTTTATCTGCCTTGAAAGCCAGTGGAAGAGCAAAGCCGCTCCCATCCCAGCTGTTCTGAAAAAACGCAAATGCTGGAAATTCGCTGATAAACAAAAGTGGTTCTGGAAATCAGCAGGTCTTGATCAAAAATCCATTTCCGGCTTTGTTGGCAAATGGGCCAGAGCCAACGGCCTGCACATTGACAGCCCGGTTCTGAATGCACTTTCTCAGGCACTTCCCAAAGACGCACGCGCCGCTCGTCTGGAGCTGGACAAACTGGATCTGGCAGCCGGTCCTGACCGCAAGATTCTAATGGAACATGTGGGACTGATCGCCCATTCCGAAGAGATGGACTTCTTTGCTTTCATGCGCTCCATGTCCGAAGGCGGCGATCCGGTAGAAATCTGGCGCAGAGTGCTGACCAACCACAGTGAAAAAGATTCCATGATCTTCATGCTCACCGCGTCCCTGACCCGTGAAGCACGCGCCCTGTGGATGATGATCCACGGAGAAGACGCGGAAGTACGCCTGCCTCCTTTTGTAAAAAAACAGAAACAGGCACTTGCCCAAAGACTGGGCCCGGCCCGCATTACCAGACTGTTTGACATTGTCATGGAAGCGGAAATAGGTATCAAGACCGGACAACGAAAACCGGAACAGGCACTTGAACTGCTGGTTGCCTCGCTGACATCCTTGTTTGCACCACCGCAGCGCAGACGCTGA